From the Periophthalmus magnuspinnatus isolate fPerMag1 chromosome 1, fPerMag1.2.pri, whole genome shotgun sequence genome, one window contains:
- the aars2 gene encoding alanine--tRNA ligase, mitochondrial isoform X2, with translation MRLLRLPRLPGAATAWARVPRVPRVPWSLHTPQLRGLRSAAQVRSDFIEFYRARGHELVPSSPVRPRADPSLLFVNAGMNQFKPLLLGTADPRTPLSSLRRAVNSQKCVRAGGKHNDLDDVGKDHSHHTFFEMMGSWSFGDYFKSEACSMAWTLLTEVYQIPKERLYVSFFNGDPGSGLPPDLETREVWLQLGLPPHRVLPFGLEDNFWEMGDTGPCGPCTEIHVDLRGARDAAPLVNRGCPEVLEIWNLVFMEYNRQADASLWPLPLRSVDTGMGLERLVSVLQNKSSNYDTDLFLPLILHLHQLSGAVPYSGGPGLLDTAYRVVVDHVRTLAVCIADGVHPGMSGAELVLRRILRRAVRFSLEVLKAPEGTLGRLVPTVAQILIVEVINENEAQFLSSLKQGTRLIQRTLHKMEPGAAFPASVAWSLHRDLGFPLDLVDLVLTERGVQVDPEELDQIKAQNKVASDSPRADDVTTLDVATLSELQRRGVPHTDESAAYQYYKQDGKYVFPSCSAQVLALVYNRTLVDQVSEGLCGLILDQTCFYSEKGGQSPDQGYLSTQEAVLPLSDVTSCGGYVLHVVQVSDLIRTGDQVQLHLDQSSRLSLMMNHTATHLLSFALRQVLGPTVHQRGSHVSVDRLRFDYSTKSVLSPSQLLQVDLVLCDLVQRDLDVFCEELSLRSALSLRGVRTVDEVYPDPVRVVSVGRSASDLLQDQGQNQNSGLETSVELCCGTHVLQSSDLQDVLVVSERQFIKGISRIIAVTANAAKQAREVGVALEQEVDSLWTRVTGSAPDSLQAAERLAKEVGHLTNEVDVGLVPQWTRRELQTKLKTLQRICNTNLRKMESRQGSLEAQILLQKHRSERGLIVDLVRTDSLSVLMKTVNQLSSLLPGSYVFLLAQVHSGKVLCACQVPKGVSSLSASDWALAVCERFRGNAGGSDLVAKGMAHADDIMAVLEWAELYAKEKRQR, from the exons ATGCGGCTCCTGCGACTCCCGCGACTCCCAGGGGCCGCCACAGCCTGGGCCCGTGTCCCCCGTGTCCCCCGTGTCCCCTGGAGCCTCCACACGCCGCAGCTCCGCGGCCTCAGGTCCGCTGCTCAGGTCCGGTCTGACTTCATCGAGTTCTACCGGGCCCGGGGCCATGAGCTGGTCCCGTCCAGCCCGGTCCGGCCCCGCGCGGACCCGAGTCTGCTGTTTGTGAACGCGGGAatgaaccag TTTAAGCCCCTTCTGCTGGGCACAGCGGACCCGCGCACGCCGCTGTCGTCGCTTCGCCGTGCGGTGAATTCTCAGAAGTGCGTACGCGCCGGCGGCAAGCACAACGACCTCGATGACGTCGGCAAAGACCACTCCCACCACACCTTCTTTGAGATGATGGGCTCGTGGAGCTTCGGGGACTATTTcaag AGTGAGGCGTGCTCCATGGCCTGGACTCTTCTCACAGAGGTCTATCAGATCCCCAAAGAGCGCCTGTACGTGTCCTTCTTCAACGGAGACCCAGGATCTGGACTTCCCCCGGACCTAGAGACCAGAGAGGTGTGGCTACAGCTCGG cCTGCCCCCTCACAGGGTGCTCCCCTTCGGGCTGGAGGACAACTTTTGGGAGATGGGGGACACTGGCCCCTGTGGCCCTTGCACCGAGATCCACGTGGACCTGAGAGGGGCCCGAGACGCAGCTCCGCTTGTCAACCGAGGCTGTCCAGAGGTCCTCGAGATATGGAACCTGGTCTTTATGGAGTACAACAG gCAGGCGGACGCGTCgctctggcccctccccctccgcaGTGTGGACACTGGGATGGGTTTGGAACGACTCGTCTCAGTTTTACAAAACAAGTCGTCAAACTACGACACAGATCTGTTCCTCCCCCTGATCCTGCACCTGCACCAG TTGTCAGGGGCGGTCCCATACTCCGGGGGCCCGGGGCTCCTGGACACAGCGTACCGTGTGGTTGTGGATCATGTCCGAACTTTGGCCGTGTGCATCGCTGACGGAGTCCACCCCGGGATGAGCGGCGCTGA GCTGGTGTTGAGGAGGATCTTGCGCAGGGCGGTGCGGTTCTCCCTGGAGGTCCTAAAGGCTCCTGAGGGCACTCTGGGGCGCCTGGTCCCAACTGTGGCTCAGATTCTG attGTGGAGGTGATAAACGAGAATGAGGCACAGTTTCTGTCATCCCTCAAACAAGGAACACGACTCATCCAGAGAACGCTGCACAAGATGGAGCCCGGAGCAGCGTTCCCCG cgTCTGTGGCCTGGTCTCTGCACAGAGACCTGGGTTTCCCTCTAGACCTTGTGGATCTGGTTCTGACTGAAAGAGGAGTCCAAGTCGACCCAGAAGAACTGGACCAGATCAAGGCCCAAAAcaag GTGGCGTCTGATTCGCCAAGAGCTGATGATGTCACGACTCTGGACGTGGCGACTCTGAGCGAGCTTCAGCGGCGTGGAGTCCCTCACACCGACGAATCTGCCGCGTACCAGTACTACAAACAGGACGGCAAGTACG TGTTTCCGTCCTGCTCGGCTCAGGTCCTGGCCCTGGTCTATAACCGGACTTTGGTGGACCAGGTCTCAGAGGGTCTCTGTGGACTCATTCTGGACCAGACCTGTTTCTACAGCGAAAAAGGAggacagagtccagaccagggcTACCTCAGCACCCAG GAAGCggtgctccctctctctgatgtcacttcctgtggGGGGTACGTCCTTCATGTGGTCCAAGTCTCAGACCTGATCCGGACCGGAGACCAAGTCCAGCTTCACCTGGACCAG TCGTCCCGCCTCTCTCTCATGATGAACCACACGGCGACTCACCTGTTGAGTTTTGCTCTGAGGCAGGTCCTGGGTCCAACTGTGCATCAGCGCGGCTCCCACGTGTCTGTGGACAGACTGCGCTTCGACTACAGCACCAAG TCGGTCCTGAGTCCGTCTCAGCTGCTGCAGGTCGACCTGGTGCTGTGTGACCTGGTGCAGAGGGACTTGGATGTTTTCTGTGAAGAGCTGAGTCTGAGGAGCGCCCTGAGCCTGAGGGGAGTCCGGACTGTGGACGAG GTTTATCCAGACCCGGTGCGAGTGGTGTCCGTGGGCCGGTCCGCCTCAGACCTGCTCCAGGACCAGGGTCAGAACCAGAACTCGGGCCTAGAGACCTCCGTAGAACTCTGCTGTGGAAC TCATGTTCTCCAGAGCTCAGACCTTCAGGACGTCCTGGTTGTTTCAGAGCGACAGTTCATCAAAGGAATCAGCCGCATCATTGCTGTCACTGCCAACGCCGCCAAACAG GCCCGAGAGGTGGGTGTGGCCTTGGAGCAGGAAGTAGACTCTCTTTGGACGAGGGTCACAGGCTCCGCCCCCGACTCGCTGCAGGCTGCCGAGCGATTGGCCAAAGAAGTCGGGCACCTAACCAAT GAGGTGGACGTCGGTCTCGTCCCTCAGTGGACACGCAGAGAGCTCCAGACCAAACTCAAGACTCTCCAGAGGATCTGTAACACCAACCTCCGCAAGATGgagagcagacag GGTTCCCTCGAGGCCCAGATTCTGCTCCAGAAACACAGATCTGAACGAGGACTAATTGTGGACCTCGTCAGGACAGACTCTCTGTCG GTCCTGATGAAGACCGTGAACCAGCTCAGCTCCTTACTTCCTGGCTCATATGTTTTCCTGCTGGCCcaggtgcattctgggaaaGTCTTGTGCGCCTGCCAAGTCCCCAAG GGCGTGTCGTCTCTCTCAGCCTCTGATTGGGCGCTGGCCGTGTGTGAGCGTTTCCGGGGCAATGCGGGCGGCTCTGACCTCGTAGCGAAGGGGATGGCGCACGCTGATGACATCATGGCGGTGCTGGAGTGGGCGGAGCTTTATGCCAAAGAGAAAAGGCAGCGGTGA
- the aars2 gene encoding alanine--tRNA ligase, mitochondrial isoform X1: MRLLRLPRLPGAATAWARVPRVPRVPWSLHTPQLRGLRSAAQVRSDFIEFYRARGHELVPSSPVRPRADPSLLFVNAGMNQFKPLLLGTADPRTPLSSLRRAVNSQKCVRAGGKHNDLDDVGKDHSHHTFFEMMGSWSFGDYFKSEACSMAWTLLTEVYQIPKERLYVSFFNGDPGSGLPPDLETREVWLQLGLPPHRVLPFGLEDNFWEMGDTGPCGPCTEIHVDLRGARDAAPLVNRGCPEVLEIWNLVFMEYNRQADASLWPLPLRSVDTGMGLERLVSVLQNKSSNYDTDLFLPLILHLHQLSGAVPYSGGPGLLDTAYRVVVDHVRTLAVCIADGVHPGMSGAELVLRRILRRAVRFSLEVLKAPEGTLGRLVPTVAQILGGVYPELWAEQHRIVEVINENEAQFLSSLKQGTRLIQRTLHKMEPGAAFPASVAWSLHRDLGFPLDLVDLVLTERGVQVDPEELDQIKAQNKVASDSPRADDVTTLDVATLSELQRRGVPHTDESAAYQYYKQDGKYVFPSCSAQVLALVYNRTLVDQVSEGLCGLILDQTCFYSEKGGQSPDQGYLSTQEAVLPLSDVTSCGGYVLHVVQVSDLIRTGDQVQLHLDQSSRLSLMMNHTATHLLSFALRQVLGPTVHQRGSHVSVDRLRFDYSTKSVLSPSQLLQVDLVLCDLVQRDLDVFCEELSLRSALSLRGVRTVDEVYPDPVRVVSVGRSASDLLQDQGQNQNSGLETSVELCCGTHVLQSSDLQDVLVVSERQFIKGISRIIAVTANAAKQAREVGVALEQEVDSLWTRVTGSAPDSLQAAERLAKEVGHLTNEVDVGLVPQWTRRELQTKLKTLQRICNTNLRKMESRQGSLEAQILLQKHRSERGLIVDLVRTDSLSVLMKTVNQLSSLLPGSYVFLLAQVHSGKVLCACQVPKGVSSLSASDWALAVCERFRGNAGGSDLVAKGMAHADDIMAVLEWAELYAKEKRQR, translated from the exons ATGCGGCTCCTGCGACTCCCGCGACTCCCAGGGGCCGCCACAGCCTGGGCCCGTGTCCCCCGTGTCCCCCGTGTCCCCTGGAGCCTCCACACGCCGCAGCTCCGCGGCCTCAGGTCCGCTGCTCAGGTCCGGTCTGACTTCATCGAGTTCTACCGGGCCCGGGGCCATGAGCTGGTCCCGTCCAGCCCGGTCCGGCCCCGCGCGGACCCGAGTCTGCTGTTTGTGAACGCGGGAatgaaccag TTTAAGCCCCTTCTGCTGGGCACAGCGGACCCGCGCACGCCGCTGTCGTCGCTTCGCCGTGCGGTGAATTCTCAGAAGTGCGTACGCGCCGGCGGCAAGCACAACGACCTCGATGACGTCGGCAAAGACCACTCCCACCACACCTTCTTTGAGATGATGGGCTCGTGGAGCTTCGGGGACTATTTcaag AGTGAGGCGTGCTCCATGGCCTGGACTCTTCTCACAGAGGTCTATCAGATCCCCAAAGAGCGCCTGTACGTGTCCTTCTTCAACGGAGACCCAGGATCTGGACTTCCCCCGGACCTAGAGACCAGAGAGGTGTGGCTACAGCTCGG cCTGCCCCCTCACAGGGTGCTCCCCTTCGGGCTGGAGGACAACTTTTGGGAGATGGGGGACACTGGCCCCTGTGGCCCTTGCACCGAGATCCACGTGGACCTGAGAGGGGCCCGAGACGCAGCTCCGCTTGTCAACCGAGGCTGTCCAGAGGTCCTCGAGATATGGAACCTGGTCTTTATGGAGTACAACAG gCAGGCGGACGCGTCgctctggcccctccccctccgcaGTGTGGACACTGGGATGGGTTTGGAACGACTCGTCTCAGTTTTACAAAACAAGTCGTCAAACTACGACACAGATCTGTTCCTCCCCCTGATCCTGCACCTGCACCAG TTGTCAGGGGCGGTCCCATACTCCGGGGGCCCGGGGCTCCTGGACACAGCGTACCGTGTGGTTGTGGATCATGTCCGAACTTTGGCCGTGTGCATCGCTGACGGAGTCCACCCCGGGATGAGCGGCGCTGA GCTGGTGTTGAGGAGGATCTTGCGCAGGGCGGTGCGGTTCTCCCTGGAGGTCCTAAAGGCTCCTGAGGGCACTCTGGGGCGCCTGGTCCCAACTGTGGCTCAGATTCTG GGGGGCGTGTACCCGGAGCTGTGGGCGGAGCAGCACAGg attGTGGAGGTGATAAACGAGAATGAGGCACAGTTTCTGTCATCCCTCAAACAAGGAACACGACTCATCCAGAGAACGCTGCACAAGATGGAGCCCGGAGCAGCGTTCCCCG cgTCTGTGGCCTGGTCTCTGCACAGAGACCTGGGTTTCCCTCTAGACCTTGTGGATCTGGTTCTGACTGAAAGAGGAGTCCAAGTCGACCCAGAAGAACTGGACCAGATCAAGGCCCAAAAcaag GTGGCGTCTGATTCGCCAAGAGCTGATGATGTCACGACTCTGGACGTGGCGACTCTGAGCGAGCTTCAGCGGCGTGGAGTCCCTCACACCGACGAATCTGCCGCGTACCAGTACTACAAACAGGACGGCAAGTACG TGTTTCCGTCCTGCTCGGCTCAGGTCCTGGCCCTGGTCTATAACCGGACTTTGGTGGACCAGGTCTCAGAGGGTCTCTGTGGACTCATTCTGGACCAGACCTGTTTCTACAGCGAAAAAGGAggacagagtccagaccagggcTACCTCAGCACCCAG GAAGCggtgctccctctctctgatgtcacttcctgtggGGGGTACGTCCTTCATGTGGTCCAAGTCTCAGACCTGATCCGGACCGGAGACCAAGTCCAGCTTCACCTGGACCAG TCGTCCCGCCTCTCTCTCATGATGAACCACACGGCGACTCACCTGTTGAGTTTTGCTCTGAGGCAGGTCCTGGGTCCAACTGTGCATCAGCGCGGCTCCCACGTGTCTGTGGACAGACTGCGCTTCGACTACAGCACCAAG TCGGTCCTGAGTCCGTCTCAGCTGCTGCAGGTCGACCTGGTGCTGTGTGACCTGGTGCAGAGGGACTTGGATGTTTTCTGTGAAGAGCTGAGTCTGAGGAGCGCCCTGAGCCTGAGGGGAGTCCGGACTGTGGACGAG GTTTATCCAGACCCGGTGCGAGTGGTGTCCGTGGGCCGGTCCGCCTCAGACCTGCTCCAGGACCAGGGTCAGAACCAGAACTCGGGCCTAGAGACCTCCGTAGAACTCTGCTGTGGAAC TCATGTTCTCCAGAGCTCAGACCTTCAGGACGTCCTGGTTGTTTCAGAGCGACAGTTCATCAAAGGAATCAGCCGCATCATTGCTGTCACTGCCAACGCCGCCAAACAG GCCCGAGAGGTGGGTGTGGCCTTGGAGCAGGAAGTAGACTCTCTTTGGACGAGGGTCACAGGCTCCGCCCCCGACTCGCTGCAGGCTGCCGAGCGATTGGCCAAAGAAGTCGGGCACCTAACCAAT GAGGTGGACGTCGGTCTCGTCCCTCAGTGGACACGCAGAGAGCTCCAGACCAAACTCAAGACTCTCCAGAGGATCTGTAACACCAACCTCCGCAAGATGgagagcagacag GGTTCCCTCGAGGCCCAGATTCTGCTCCAGAAACACAGATCTGAACGAGGACTAATTGTGGACCTCGTCAGGACAGACTCTCTGTCG GTCCTGATGAAGACCGTGAACCAGCTCAGCTCCTTACTTCCTGGCTCATATGTTTTCCTGCTGGCCcaggtgcattctgggaaaGTCTTGTGCGCCTGCCAAGTCCCCAAG GGCGTGTCGTCTCTCTCAGCCTCTGATTGGGCGCTGGCCGTGTGTGAGCGTTTCCGGGGCAATGCGGGCGGCTCTGACCTCGTAGCGAAGGGGATGGCGCACGCTGATGACATCATGGCGGTGCTGGAGTGGGCGGAGCTTTATGCCAAAGAGAAAAGGCAGCGGTGA